The genomic interval CGCATCGACGAGCGGCACCGGGCCATCCTCCCGCCCGACGTCTGGGGCGACGGCGAGCCCGAGGGGGTCCGGAAGCGGGCGGCGGAGAAGATGGCGCTCTCGGCGAGGGCTTGCCGGGCCTTCATGGACGCGCGCCCGGACGGCCACTCGGCGGCGGCCGTCTCGGAGGTCCGCGACGGCGTGCCGACCCGGGGGGTCGTCAACGGCTTCACCGGCAGCAGCGTGTGGCACAGCCTCTACGCCTTCCCGCCGACGGATCAGGCCTATTGGGAGGCCGGCTTCACCGACTTCGCCAACCGCTTCGGGCCGATCCTCGACGCTTTCGACGCCGCCGAGGTCAACTTCGCGTTGGAGGTCCACCCCACCGAGATCGCCTTCGACACGGCCAGCGCCGCCCGCGCGGTGGAGGCCGTGAACGGCCACCGCCGCTTCGGCTTCAACTACGACCCCTCGCACCTGGGCTACCAGGCCGTCGACTACGTGAAGTTCATCCGCAGCTTCCCCGACCGCATCTTCCACGCCCACATGAAGGACGTGCAGTGGGGCGTGGGCGTCGGCGACGGCACCGTGGGCACCTTCGGCGGCCACACCACCTTCGCCGACCCGCGCCGCAGCTGGGACTTCCGCAGCGTCGGCCGCGGCCGCATCGACTTCGAGCAGGTCGTCGTCGCGCTCAACGACATCGGCTACACCGGGCCGCTCTCGGTCGAGTGGGAAGACTCCCGCATGGACCGCGGCCACGGGGCGGCCGAGTCCGCGGCGTTCGTGAAGAAGCTGGACTTCCCACGCAGCGACATCGCGTTCGACGGGCAGTTCGAGAAGAGCGAGTGAACGCGGCTGCCCTGCTCGCCCAGGCCGCCGCGCCCGCCGCCGCCGCCGACACGGACTACCTCCTCTACGCGCTGCTGCTGCTGGCGGGCGCCTTCGTGATGCTGGTGCTCGAGCTGTTCCTGCCCAGCGGCGGCTTGCTCGGCGTCGCCGGCGCGATCGCCGCCCTCGCCGCCGTCGGCTGCTTCTTCGCCGAGGACACCACGCTGGGCTTCGCCGCGTTGCTGGGCCTCGCGGTCGTCACGCCCGTGCTGCTGGGGCTGGGGCTTTGGATCTGGCCGCACACCCCCATCGGCCGCCGCCTCGTGCTCGGGGCGAGCGAGGAAGGCGGCGCGGAGGAGGGCGCCGGCGCGCTGCCGTCCACCGCCGCCTTCCGCCCCGCCGTCGGCGACGTCGGGGAGACGCTCTCGCCGTTGCGGCGGATCGGCACCGTCCGCTTCGACGGCAAGCGCGTCGAGTGCATGGCCGAGAGCGGGATGATCGACCCCGGCGTGAGCGTCCGCGTCAGCCGCGTCTCCGGCAACGAGGTCTTCGTGCGGGAGGCTTGAACGAAACGGTGCCGGTGGCTCGCCCCCGGCGGCGCCCGGCGGGCACCGGGAAGCTCGGCACGCTCCGCTCCCGGAGCGGGAACGCCGTGGAGCCCGCGGGCACCAACGGCGACGGTCCGCGGGGGAGGGCACCCCCGGCGGTACCCTCCCGCCCGCTCCGGTCAGAGCCGCCCTTTCCACCCGCGAAACCCTTCCCGATGTTCGGCAACCTCTCCGACAAGTTCGAATCCGCCCTCCGCAAGGTCTCCGGCAAGGGAAAGATCAGCGAGGGCAACATCGCCGAGGCGATGGAGGACGTGCGCGAAGCGTTGCTGGAGGCGGACGTCGACTACGAGATCGCCGAGGCCTTCGTCGGCCGCGTGAGCCAGGAAGCGGTGGGCACGGAGGTGCTCGAGAGCGTCGATCCCGGGCAGCAGATCATCCAGATCGTCCACGAGGAGCTGGTCCGCCTGCTCGGCGGCGAGGAGGCGGTGAAGGACGACGACCCCACGGGCGGGCTGCAGGCCGGCGGGCCGGCGGACGCCATCCCGCGGGTGAGCCCCGGCCCCACGGTGGTGATGGTCGCGGGGCTGCAGGGCTCGGGCAAGACCACGACGTGCGGCAAGCTGGCCGCGGCGCTCAAGAAGCAGGGCCGGTCGGTGACGCTCGGCGCGGCGGACCTGCAGCGGCCCGCGGCGGTGACGCAGCTGCGGGTGCTGTCGGAGCAGGTCGGCTCCGACGCTTGCCCCGGCACCGGCGAGGTCTTCTTCCACGGGGAGCCGGACGCGTGCGCGGCCTACGGCGAGGCGGTGGGCGTCGCGGTGGAGGTGGCCAAGCGGGCGCTCGCGGCGGCGCGGGCGCACAAGGCGGATGTGCTGATCCTGGACACCGCCGGGCGGCTGCACCTCAACGACGAGCTGATGAAAGAGCTCAAGCGGGTGGAGAGAGCCGTCGGCCCCCACCAGGTGCTGCTCGTGCTCGACGCGATGACCGGCCAGGATGCGGTGAACTCGGCGGAGGCCTTCGACAAGCAACTCGAGATCGACGGCGTCGTGCTCACCAAGTTCGATTCGGACACCCGCGGCGGGGCCGCGCTGTCGGTCCGCGAGGTCACCGGCAAGCCGATCCGCTTCGTGGGCACGGGGGAGACGCTCGACGCGCTGGAAGGCTTCCACCCGCGCCGCATCGCCGGACGCATCCTGGGCATGGGCGACGTCGTCTCGCTGGTGGAGAAAGCCCAGGCGGAGGTCTCCGAGGAGGAGGCCACCCGCCTGCAGGACAAGCTCGCGGCGGGCGAGATGACGATGGAGGACTTCCTCAAGCAGCTCAAGGCGCTGCGGCGGATGGGCTCGATGAAGAGCCTGCTGGGCATGCTGCCGGGGGTGGGATCGCAGCTGAAGAACCTGGACCTGGACGAGGGGCGGATCGACCGGACCGAGGCGATCATCAACTCGATGTCGACGACGGAGCGGCGGAAGGTGAAGATCCTCGACAACTCGCGGAGGCGCCGGATCGCCAAGGGCTGCGGGCAGGAGCCCGCCGACGTGAGCCAGCTCGTGAAGGGCTTCGAGATGGTCAGCCAGATGGGCCAGCTGATGGGCGGCGGCGGGACGGGGATGATGGGCAAGATGAAGGCGCTCTCGCAGATGGGCCCGGCGGCCCAGCGGGCGGCGCTGGCCGGCGGCGGCGGGGTGGGCAAGACGAGAGGCTCGACGAAGATGCCCTCGCCGAAGTACAAGAAGCGGAAGAAGCGCTAAGCGGAGCCTGAACGGGCTTTGTGCGGGGGCCGGCGAGCCGGATCGGCTGCGGCCCGCTAAGGTGCCGGGCCTGTCTCATCGGGGGTCTCCCGATCTTTCTTCTCCTCCGGCGTTCCACCCGAACCCGCGTTCCCGAACCGCTCGCCGCCGAAGCCGGCGATGCCGCCCCCGAGATGCCCACCGCCACCGCCCGCGAAACGATCGCCCACCGGCTCGGGATGCACGCCCGCCCGGCGATGGGCTTCGTCGACCTCGCCAGCGGCTTCGCCAGCGCGATCCGCGTGGGACACGCGGGCTACGACGGCGGCATGGTCGACGGGAAGAGCATCATGCACCTCATGATGCTGGCGGCGACCGAGGGCACGGTCCTGGAGATCGAGGCGGACGGGGAGGACGCGCAGGACGCGGTGGAGAAGCTCTGCGCGTTCATCCGCGGCGGCTTCGGGGAGGGGTGATGCCGGGCGGCGGAGGGGGTGCGTTGGAAACCCTCGCCGCGTTCGGCCGCGAAGACGAGAAGACGGGAAGACGGGAAGGCCGCGAAGGAGAGGCAGGAGGTGAGGGGGCCTTGCGGGGCCGAAGGGCCGCGGGAACGCGTTGCTCCTGCGCTCCTGCCCTTGCACCCTCCGTCTCCTGCTTTGCCTGCTTCGCGACCTTCGCGCCTTCCGCTCTTCGCGATCGAGCGGAGCGCTGCCCGGCCGACCGACGCGGTCCATCGAAGCGCCGTCTTCCGAATCTTTAAGCTGCCGGCGTGGGGTTCTCGGACGGGCCCCGGTCGAACGGTTCCACGGAAGGACTCCGCTGCATGCGCCTCGCCCGGATGACGCTCGCGGGGTTCAAGTCCTTCGCCGACAAGACGACGATCGCCTTCGACGAGCCGGTGGTCGGCATCGTCGGGCCCAACGGCTGCGGCAAGAGCAACGTGGTCGACGGGATCAAGTGGGTGCTGGGTGATCAAAGCCCCAAAAGCCTCCGCGGCGGGGCGATGATCGACGTGATCTTCAACGGCTCCGCGAAGCGGAAGCCGGCGGGCATGGCGTCGGTGACGCTGACCTTCACGAACCCGCAGAAGACCGGGGAACGGCCCCCGAACCCCGCGGAGATCCACCGCACGCTGCCGATCGACACCGACGAGGTGGCCGTCACGCGGGAGCTCTACCGCGACGGCACCAGCGACTACCGGCTCAACGGGAAGCGCGTGCGGCTGCGGGACGTGCGGGAGCTGTTCATGGACACCGGCGTCGGCACCGACGCGTACTCCATCATCGAGCAGGGCAAGGTGGCCCGGATGCTGGAGACCTCGGGGGCGGAGCGTCGGCAGATCTTCGAGGAGGCCGCCGGCATCTCCCGCTTCAAGGCCCGCAAGAAGGAGGCCCAGCGGAAGCTGGACCGGGCGACGGCGAATCTGACGCTGGTGTCGGCGAGGCTGGAAGAAACCGAGAAGCGGCTGCGGACGGTGAAGCTGCAGGCGGCCCGGGCCCGGAGCTTCCAGGAGGCGGACCAGCGGCTCCGGACGCTGCAGCTGGCGCACGGGCTGGCGGAGTACGGCGAGCTCTCGGCGGAGCGCGAGACCGAGCACCAGCTGCTCGAGGAGGCCGAGGCGGCGCACGCGGCGGCGGCGCGGGCGCTCGCCGAGCGGGAGGCCGCTTCGGAGGAGGCCGAGGCCGAGGCCGCCGAGGCCGAGGCGGCGCGGGCGGAGGCCCAGCGGCTGGCCTTCGAGGCGGTCAACGCGCGGGACCGGGCGCAATCGGCAGCGGTCTCGGCGAGCCGCGGGGCGGAGCAGGTACGCGAGGGGCTGGGGCGGGACACGGAGCGGCTCGCGGCGCTGCACCGCGAGCGGGAGGCGCTCGCGGCGGACGCGGCCGAGCGGGAAACGCAGGAGCGCGAGCTGGCGGCCGCGGCGGAGGCGTTGGCGGCCGGGCTGTCCGAGGCGCAGGCGCGAGAGGCGGAGGCCCGAGCCGACGCGTCGGCGAGGCGGTCGGCGGCGGAGGCCGAACGCAGCGGGCAGAACGACCTGCTGCGGCGGGCGCAGCGCCTGGAGGATCGGCTCGCCGGGCTGGAGCGCGAGGCGCAGACGCTGGAATCGGCCCGGGCCGAGCTGGAGGGCCGCAAGGGCGAGGCGGCCTCCCGCCTCGAGGCGTTGCTGACCGAGCGAGACGCGAACGCTTCGGCCGCGGCGGAGGCGGCGGTGGTGGTGGAGCGTGAGGCGGAGGCGCTGGCGGAGGCGGAGCGTCGGGCGGACGCGCTGGACGGCGAGGCGGCGGCGCTTGCCGCACGCCTGGCGGCGAAGCGGGAGAAGCGGGCGGAGCGGGGCTCGCGCCGGGACGTGCTGCGGCAGATGGCGGCGGCG from Phycisphaera mikurensis NBRC 102666 carries:
- the ffh gene encoding signal recognition particle protein; translation: MFGNLSDKFESALRKVSGKGKISEGNIAEAMEDVREALLEADVDYEIAEAFVGRVSQEAVGTEVLESVDPGQQIIQIVHEELVRLLGGEEAVKDDDPTGGLQAGGPADAIPRVSPGPTVVMVAGLQGSGKTTTCGKLAAALKKQGRSVTLGAADLQRPAAVTQLRVLSEQVGSDACPGTGEVFFHGEPDACAAYGEAVGVAVEVAKRALAAARAHKADVLILDTAGRLHLNDELMKELKRVERAVGPHQVLLVLDAMTGQDAVNSAEAFDKQLEIDGVVLTKFDSDTRGGAALSVREVTGKPIRFVGTGETLDALEGFHPRRIAGRILGMGDVVSLVEKAQAEVSEEEATRLQDKLAAGEMTMEDFLKQLKALRRMGSMKSLLGMLPGVGSQLKNLDLDEGRIDRTEAIINSMSTTERRKVKILDNSRRRRIAKGCGQEPADVSQLVKGFEMVSQMGQLMGGGGTGMMGKMKALSQMGPAAQRAALAGGGGVGKTRGSTKMPSPKYKKRKKR
- a CDS encoding sugar phosphate isomerase/epimerase family protein, encoding MPRPVTLFTGQWADLPLETLAADAKSYGYDGLELACWGDHFDVDQAEDPAYLAAKWELLGDHGLTCHAISMHLVGQAICDRIDERHRAILPPDVWGDGEPEGVRKRAAEKMALSARACRAFMDARPDGHSAAAVSEVRDGVPTRGVVNGFTGSSVWHSLYAFPPTDQAYWEAGFTDFANRFGPILDAFDAAEVNFALEVHPTEIAFDTASAARAVEAVNGHRRFGFNYDPSHLGYQAVDYVKFIRSFPDRIFHAHMKDVQWGVGVGDGTVGTFGGHTTFADPRRSWDFRSVGRGRIDFEQVVVALNDIGYTGPLSVEWEDSRMDRGHGAAESAAFVKKLDFPRSDIAFDGQFEKSE
- a CDS encoding NfeD family protein, producing the protein MNAAALLAQAAAPAAAADTDYLLYALLLLAGAFVMLVLELFLPSGGLLGVAGAIAALAAVGCFFAEDTTLGFAALLGLAVVTPVLLGLGLWIWPHTPIGRRLVLGASEEGGAEEGAGALPSTAAFRPAVGDVGETLSPLRRIGTVRFDGKRVECMAESGMIDPGVSVRVSRVSGNEVFVREA
- a CDS encoding HPr family phosphocarrier protein is translated as MPTATARETIAHRLGMHARPAMGFVDLASGFASAIRVGHAGYDGGMVDGKSIMHLMMLAATEGTVLEIEADGEDAQDAVEKLCAFIRGGFGEG